AAGGGGCGGTGACTGGTTTGCAGCAACTCTCTGGGGCTGGATATGTGTTGATTGCGATTACGAATCAGTCGGGTGTTGCGCGGGGGTATTTTCAGGAATCGGCTTTGCAAGGAGTTGAGGAAAGATTACAGCAGTTGCTGGAGTCAGCAGGTGTTGCTTTGTCGGGATTTTATTATTGTCCTCATCATCCTCAGGGTGTGGTTAAGGAATATACAATGCAATGCGCTTGTCGTAAGCCTGAACCTGGTTTATTGTTGCAAGCAGCAGCAAATCACCAGCTTGATTTATCGCAATCTTGGTTTGTTGGTGACATTCTTAATGATATTGAAGCAGGGCGTCGTGCTGGCTGTAAGACTATTTTGATTGATAACGGCAATGAAACTGAGTGGCAGTTATCTCCTTTACGAATACCACATCATACTGTTGCTGACTTAGCTGAAGCAGCCCAGGTGATTATTAAGGAGTCAGGGCTGGTGTATGGTAAATGATTTGCTCGATGCGATCGCTGGTTTGAGAGTGCTTGTGATTGGCGAGGCGATGCTCGATTGTTATCTTCATGGTGCAAGCGATCGCTTGTGCCCAGAAGCACCTGTTCCGGTTGTGAATGTTACGCATATTGATCGCGCTCCTGGGGGTGCAGCAAATACTGCTGTTAATGCTCGTTGTCTTGGTGCTGATGTCATGCTGCTTTCGGTTGTTGGTGATGATTGGGAGGGGACACTGCTACAGCAAGCACTTGCAGAACGTGGCGTGTCTTCAGATAACATCTATACGCAACTCGATAGGCGATCGCTTAGTAAGCAAAGAGTTGTTGCCTCTTCGCAAATTTTAGTCCGCTTCGATCAAGGTAGTACTACACCCATTTCAACAGAGATTGAGCAAAAGCTAATCGTTCAAATCCATCAATTATTTCCTCAATGCGATGCGGTGATTGTTTCCGACTACGGTTATGGAATTTTGACACCAAGAGTGATTGAGGCGATCGCTAAACTTCAGCAAGTCACACCGCGAATTTTGGTTGTTGATTCTAAGCATCTAGCGACATACAAAAATATTGGGGTGACTGCGGTAAAACCTAATTACGCTGAAGCGTTGAAACTACTCGATTTGGAGACAACAGCTAACGATACTAGAGTTAACCAAATTCTCCCACACGGGCAAAGGCTTCTCGACATCACAGGTGCAGAAATTGTGGCTGTTACTTTGGATGCTGAGGGGGCGATCGTGTTTGAGCGTTCTACTGCAAATGGCATTAAGCTACATCGTACTTGTACCAAAAAAGCAACAAATCATGCGACAGGTGCTGGTGACACTTTCGTCAGTGCACTCGCACTTGCCCTGGCAGCAAAAGTTTCAACAAAGGATGCGGCAGAATTTGCTGCGGCTGCAGCTGCAGTTGTTGTGCAAAAAGACGGTACAACAGCTTGTACTGCTCAAGACTTAAGGGAAGCACAAGTAGCACCAACGGAAAAATATATCAGCGATCGCACTCAACTTATGAAAGTATTAGCTGCACACCGTGCTGCTGGGCGTCGGATTGTTTTTACTAATGGCTGTTTTGACATTCTTCATGCCGGACACGTTTCTTATCTTAATCAAGCGCGTACCCTAGGAGACATTCTTGTTATCGGCGTCAATTCAGATGCAAGTGTCAGCCGCATTAAAGGATCGACACGTCCAATTAATTCACTCTTTGATCGCATTCAGGTACTTGCTGGGCTTGGTTGTGTTGATTATCTTGTCTCCTTTGATGAAGATACTCCACTTCATCTTTTACCATCGGTGCGCCCTAATATCTATGTCAAAGGTGGCGACTATACCAAAGCTACACTACCAGAAACACCTTTAGTAGAACAATTGGGAGGTGAGGTACACCTTTTGCCATTTGTAGAAAATTGCTCGACAACAAGCATCATTCAGCGCTGTCAATCATTACACAAGGAAGCATCATGAGCGCGATCGCAACTTGGGATTGTGTTGAAAATGTTTTGTGTATTCGACTCGATACGATGGGTGATGTATTGATGACAACACCCGCAATTCGTGCTTTAAAAGTATCGCATCCTCAACGACGGATTACGCTTCTAACATCTTCAGCAGGAGCAACAACGGCATCACTGATTCCAGAAATTGATACAGTTGTGGTTTACGATGCCCCGTGGTTAAAAGCAACTGCCCCCCGCAAAAACAGCCTTCCTGAATACGAAATGGCAGAACACTTGCGGAATTTACAATTTGATGCTGCAGTAATTTTTACAGTGTATAGTCAAAATCCTTTACCATCAGCATTTCTTTGTTACTTAGCAGATATTCCTCTGCGATTGGCACACTGTCATGAAAACCCTTATCAGCTACTCACTGATTGGGTTAAAGATCCCGAACCAGAACAATTTGTGCGTCATGAAGTGCGTCGCCAGTTAGATTTAGTGGCAACTGTCGGGTGTCAAACAAATAATGACAAAATGTCTTTGCGTGTTTCAGAAAAAGCACTGAATCGCGTGCAAATGATGTTAGAACAACTGAGAATTAAACACCAACCTTGGGTTGTGGTTCACCCTGGTGCAACTGCACCATCGCGGCGTTATCCACCAGCAGGCTTTGCCGAAGTTGCTCGTCGTTTGGTGACAATGGGTATTTCAGTTGTTTTTACTGGTACTGAACCCGAAAGACAGTTAGTTGAAGAAATTCAAACACGCGCTGATGTGACGACGCGATCGCTTGTTGGGTGTCTTGACTTAGAGGAAATGGCTGCCTTAGTTGCGATCGCCCCATTGCTAATTGCTAATAATACAGGTCCTGTGCATATCGCGGCGGCGGTTGGGACTCCTGTCGTTGATTTATATGCACTCACAAATCCTCAGCACACCCCTTGGGGCGTTCCTCATCGCGTTCTATTCCATGATGTTTCTTGCAAGTACTGTTACAAAAGTGTTTGTCCTGAAAGTCATCACCACTGTCTAGAATTGGTGACACCAAATTCTGTTGTTACAGCTGTTTGCGAACTTTTGCAAGAAACCCAGGCTCATCCTATTCTGCTTTGATACTACTCCACCAAGCACAGTGGCTCTTAAGTGGAAAGAACTCACACAGCAAAGGTTTCACCTACATCTTTCTAACCCCTGACCCCCGACCTCTGACCCCCGATCCCTACTCTATGAGTACTATTGATATCCTTCTTCCTACTTATCGCCGTCCTGCTGCCTTAGCTGTCACGCTTACAAGTCTTATTGCCCAAACCTACCGCGACTTTCGGATTGTCATTTCTGACCAAACTGAGGATAGCAACCCAACAGCAACGGGTGAAGTGCAAGCTGTATTGCGAGTACTTCGTGCCCACGGTCATACTGTTGAAATTCATAAGCACTTACCGCGTCGTGGCATTGCAGAACAACGGCAATTTTTATTAGAACAAGCTAACGCACCTTATTCGTTATTTATTGATGATGACTTGATTCTTGAACCTGATGTCGTTGAAAAAATGCTGGTTGCAATTCAGGAGGAAAGATGTGGTTTCGTTGGATGTGCGTTTATTGGCTTGAGCCACATTGATCGCGTTCATCCTGACAAACATAATATTGAATTTTGGGATTCTCCCGTTCAACCAGAAGTTGTGAGACATCATACTCCTCAATGGGAGCGCTGGCGGTTGCATAATGGTGCAAATATCTACCACATTCAACAGAAATTAGGCATTACATCAGCGAACCCCCGTAAATATCGCGTTACTTGGGTTCCGGCTTGTGTTATGTATGATACTGCTAAGCTTCGCGAGCTTGGTGGATTTAATTTTTGGCGCGAACTTCCTCCAGAACATTGTGGCGAAGATGTTTTAGCTCAACTGCGTGTTATGGCAGTATATGGAGGTTGTGGTATTCTTCCTTCTGGTGTTTATCACCAAGAACTACCAACAACAATTAGCGATCGCCTAATCGCTGCAGATAATGTATTGAACTGGGGTGATATTGTGTTTAGTTAAAAGCTTTTGGTGAAGGTAGCAGAGGAGTAGGGGGTATTAGGGTAGTAGGGTAGAGGGTAGGCGGGTAGTTAGGGAAAAACAACAATTAAATCTCTCAATCTCTCCCACACTCCCACACTCCTACTCTTTCACTAACCACTAATCACTCACCCCTCAACGCCAGTTTGACACCACTTGCTACAACGGGGGACACCCCCAAAGGCGCAGTGGCTCACGCGGAGTTCTACAGGGCGCGGGAACCTCCGCAACGAATCCACTCCTCAACGGAGGACACCTCCGCACACGACTGGCTTCTCCTCACCCCTCTTTAGTATCTAGGTGTAGTGGTGCTTCCTGTCTCGGCAGGATCTCTGTAAGCAACAGTACGTTTCTGCTGGCGAAATAGACCAGCTAAGCCTATGAGTCCGAGAAGACCTAGCCATCCCCAGTTATTGTCATCTTCTCTTGTTTCTTGGACTGTTGTTGTAGTTGTTGTATCTGGAGTAGTAGTTGTTGCAGCAGCAGGTAGCGATAACGGTAGCACAGCTACACTCATTGCGATGAGGCTTGCCCCGATTGTTTTAGACAAAGAAGGTTTCATATTCGAGTCAACTTTTGGGTGGAGGTACTTTTGGCGGTTTGAGATAATAATTTTGGCTGGTGTAGCTAAGTGAAATTAGCTATAAATTGAAGTTATCAATTTTTACAAAAGCCTAAATCAATCTTCAGTAATAATTCTAGGTTTTTCTTGGATCTAACTGTAGAAGTAAAACAATATTTATAACTGTGGTAGATAAGATTTTGTGATGACAAGCAGTACATTTTGTAACATTCTCTTTGTTGAGTTGCTAGGAGGAATCGGCGATATTTTAATTGCATTGAGTGCAATTCAGGCATTAGCGCGATCGCACTCTCAAGCTCAAATGACAGTTTTGACATTATCTCCTGGAGGGAAGCTATTAGAAAGCGATCCTCTGATTACTCACGTTATTTATGCAGATCGCAATAATCCACGAAAATCTGTAGAAACACTACTAGCAAGTCAAAATTTTGACTTGATTGTATCAGATACCAATTACGATGGCATTGAGCAAGTTATTCAACAAAGCGGTGTATTGCATTGTGTAACTAACTTGTGGCGAGAACCACCCACAAATCAACTTGTCAGCGATCGCTTTATTGGGATTTTGTTAGCAGAAAAAGTTATTCACAAGCAGGCGATTGCTAACGTACGTCTCCAGCTACCTTCATTAAATCAACAACGCGCTCAAGCAGTTTTACATCATTATCCTCGTCCATTAGTGTTTTTGATCCCTGATGCTGGAATGTCAATTAAGCGATGGAATCCCATTAACTTTATTACTTTAGGTAAAGCATTAAGACACGCTTACGGTGCAACTTTGCTTATACCTGTTGGTGCTGATATCGAGCAAGCCGCAGAAATTGTTGATGGAATTGGCAACAACGCCTATATCTTTCCTCGTGGCGAACTTGTTGATTTAGCTGCGGTGCTGTCTTGTGCTTCTTTGGTTATTGCTGCTGATACAGGTTCTGCACGAATTGCAGCTGCTTTGAACATACCAACAATTACACTTTTTGGTCCTTCCTGGTACGGACGTTATGGACAACCACAGCCACACATTGACCTACAGGGCTACCCTCAATGTCCTGAACGAAATCTGAGCAACTTTACTGAGCAATCTTGCTGGTACAGTGGCGTTTGTTCACTACAGCAACCTTGGAGGAATTGCGTTGATGACATTTCGCCACTTGATGTTTTTGCTGCTGCTGAGTCCTTGTTGGGGGTGTGGGGTGAGTAATTCTCTAAAATTACTGAGCGAGTGGAGTAATGTGCGCAATATTCTTGTCATGCGGCTAGATAATATTGGCGATGTGATTATGACGAGTCCAGCATTACGGGTAATGAAGGAAAATTTACCCGCGTGTCATTTAACGCTGATGGCAAGTCCGAGTGGGGCGCAAGCTGCATCATTGTTACCTTGGGTTGATGAGGTATTTCCGTGGCAAGCACTATGGCAAGATTTGGGGAGTCTTGATTTTGCTCCTAAACGTGAGTGGCAGTTAATTCAAAAACTCCGCGATCGCCGCTTTGATGCTGCAGTCATTTTCACAAGTTTTAGCCAAAGTCCTCATCCTCCTGCTTTTGTGTGTTACTTGGCGGGTATTCCTTTACGCTTAGGTGAATCAAAGCAACAAGGAAATGGCGTATTAACTACAGAAGTACCAGCCGCACCCGATGAAATTCACCAAGTAGAACGTAATTTACGCTTAGTTGAAGCAATTGGGTTTCAAGTACGCGATCGCAGTTTGTCGATTCAGTTTGATTTGGACGCAAAACAAGCCGCATTACAATTACTTGCTCAACACGGTATAGCTGATCGCCCGTATATCCTGCTTAATCCCTGGACAAGTTGTCAATCTCGTAACTACGATTCCTTACGCTTCGCCATTGCTGCAAAACAACTTACGCAACAAACAGGTATGCCAATTGTGGTGACAGGCGTTCCCAAAGACCGCGATCGCGCTCAACCTTTACTGACTACACTTGCGTCTCATGCCATCGACTTGGTTGGTAGTACTACCCTACCTCAGCTAGCAGCTTTGATTGCAAGCGCTCAATTAGTTTTAACCAACAATACATCAACAATGCATATTGCCGACGCTACACGCACTCCCAGCGTTGTTATGTTTGCCGGAACAGAGTATGAATCGCAATGGCGACCTCGCTATAACTTATCACATCTTCTGCGCCGTCCTACTGCTTGTAGTCCTTGTTATGCCTTTAGCTGTCCCTACCAACTAGAATGCCTTGATATTTCTCCAGAGGATGTCGTAATGGCAGGATTAGATTTGTTAGCGTCGGCTAGATTATAGATATCCTGCAACTGAAGTCAGAGCTAGCAGCAAGAGTTTTGAATTTTGAGTTAACCTCATTCATAATTCACTCCTGCACCCTCTGCACCCTTTACTTCTAATTACTTAGCCTTGGAACTAGATGCTGTGCTCGTCCTGCTACCAGATTGACTGCGAGTTGTCTTTTTCTTAGCAGTAGTTGATGACTTTGATGCCGATTTACCATTACTGCTTGTTGAACTACGACGAGTTGATTTTTTACTAGTCGCTTTTGTTGCTAGTAGTTCGAGTGCGATCGCGAGCGTGATATCTTCTACCGATTTACCTTCGGGTAAGCCAACGTTTGTTTTACCATGCTTGACATAAGGACCGTAAGGACCATCGTAGATATTCACTGCTTCTCCATCATCAGGATGCGAACCTAGCTCTTTTAAAGGTGGCTTAGTCTTACTCCGACCGCCACCGCGTCCTTTTTTAGGTTCTGATAATAATTCTAAAGCTCTTTCCAAAGTCACCGTAAAAACATCATCCCCAGCTTTGAGCGATCGGTAGTCTTTTCCTTCTTTTCCTTGGTCATGTGCTACATATGGACCAAAAGGACCAATAGATGCTTGGATTTTGCCACCTGTTGCGGGGTGAGTGCCTAACAACCGAGGCAAAGACAAAAGCCCAACCGCTTTATCGAGTGTCAGGTTTTCAATTGTCATTCCTTTAGGAAATGATGCTGTTTTAGGTTTAGGATTCTCTTCAGTAGCGTCTCCCAGTTGAATATAAGGACCGCGACTACCAATCAGTACATAAATCGGTTCTCCTGTTTCCGGATGGCGACCTAGTTGATCGGGACCTTCAGTTTTTTGCCGCAGCAATACTTCGACTTGCGCCGGATCTAAATCTGCTGGATTAACATCTTTGGGAATTGACGCCGTGACAACACCATCACCATTTTCCACTTCAATATAAGGACCAAATTTCCCAATGCGGACTTTCGCAGCTAAGTCTTCAAGTTCTACAGTGCGGGCTGTATTCGGATCGATTTGGTTTTCGCGTTCTTTTACGAGAGTTTCTAACCCAGAATCGCCCAAATAAAATTCTTGTAAGTAAGGTAGCCAGTTCACTTCACCTGTAGCAATATCGTCTAGCGTTTGCTCCATTTTGGAAGTAAAGCTGGTGTTGACCAAATCAGGAAAATGTTTTTCTAGTAATCCTGTGACGGCAAAAGCAGTAAACGTGGGAACTAGTGCATTACTAACAAGTTGAGCATAACCACGGTCAATGATTGTGCCAATAATACTTGCGTAAGTACTCGGACGACCAATTCCTTCACTTTCTAGAGTTTTGACTAATGAAGCTTCAGTATAACGGGCTGGCGGCTGTGTTTCGTGTTTAATTGCTTCGAGTTTCTTACAATTCGGGCGATCGCCAACTTTAAGATTTGGCAAAATCACCTCTTGATCTTCCAATGCTGCTTCAGGATCGTCAGAACCTTCGACATAGGCGCGTAAATATCCTGGAAAATCAATGCGCTTACCACTTGAACGAAATCCCGCATCTTCGACTTGCAAATGCATCACAATTTGAGTTTGCTTCGCATCTGCCATTTGACTAGCAACAGTACGTTTCCAAATCAAGTCATATAGCGCGAGTTCCCGCCCACTTAAACCAGTTTCTTGTGGTGTTCTAAACGTACTTCCCGCTGGACGAATTGCTTCGTGGGCTTCTTGCGCGCCTTTACTTTTAGTTGTGTATTGTCGGGGTGAAGGGTTGAGGTATTGTTTACCGTAGAGTTGTTCAACACAAGTTCGCGCGGCGGCGATCGCCTGATCTGATAAATGCACCGAATCAGTTCGCATATAGGTAATATACCCTTGCTCGTACAAACTTTGCGCTGTCCGCATTGTATCCCGTGCTGATAGCCTTAATTTTCGGTTAGATTCCTGTTGCAGCGTTGAAGTTGTGAATGGTGGTGCAGGCTTGCGCGTGACTGGACGTTCTTCTAAGTCTGTAACTTTCCATTGTTTTCCTTTGAGGCGGTCTTTTAAAGCTTTCGCTTCCGCTTCATTGAGTAAAACAACCTTCCGCCCAGCAATTAATTTTCCAGTTGCTTCATCAAAATCACTACCATTCGCTATCTTGGTTCCACCCAGCGTCACTAGTCGTGATTCAAAAGCGTTGTTTGACGCACTACCAGCGCTTTCCGCCTCCAATTCTGCCTTCAAATCCCAATAAGTCGCTTGACGAAAAGCACGACGCTGGCGTTCTTTTTCTACCAACAGCCGCACTGCTACTGACTGTACTCGTCCTGCTGATAAACCCCAAGCGATCTTCTTCCACAGCAGGGGCGACAGAGTATAACCAACAAGTCGATCTAAAATTCTTCTTGTTTCTTGAGCGCGTACCAGCTGCTCATCAACATCACGGCAATTTTTCAATGCCTTACGGATTGCATCTTGCGTAATCTCATGAAATACCATTCGCTTGATTGGAACTTTCGGCTTGAGTAGCTGCAATAAATGCCAACTGATACTTTCACCTTCGCGGTCTTCATCTGTCGCAAGTACCAGTTCATCTGCATTTTTCAGCGCTTCTTTCAGTTGGGTAACAACCTTTTTTTTATCTTTGGGGACGATATACAACGGTTCAAAGTCAGCGTCCACATTAACACCCAGCTGCGCCCATTTTTCTCCCTTCACTGCTGGGGGGATATCGCTAGCCGACTGCGGAAGGTCGCGGATATGACCCATAGACGCTTCCACGCGATAACCATTTGGCAAGTAGTTACGAATGGTACGGGCTTTAGTGGGAGATTCGACAATGACCAGAGTTGACATGGGTTCTTGCAAATAAAAATAGCAGCTAGGCTAAACAGACAACTTTAAAGAAATTGCCTCAATTGTCAAGAGGCACTGTTAGAGGACAAGGGTAAGAGGGAAGCAACTCCCAATTCAGATTTAAATCTAAATTGTTCTCTTTTAATAGTGGTACCCCTAGATCTCTACGTTATAACTAACAAATTTACCTTCGACAAAAGTTTCTCAAGCTACATTTCAGCTTAATGAGAATTTGTCAGCTCCACAAGTACCCTCATAAATGTAAAAAAAATTACCTAAAAATTAGGGAAAAATCCTTAGAAGTTAAATTGTGGCTTTGCTAGAAGTGATGCGATGGAATTGAGTGTATTGTTCCAGTTTTAAACCGTCATCATAAAAGAGCTACACCATGATTAAGACCTCTTACAAAGATGTTTGGTGGTTTTATGTAGTCTAATACATTACCCTCTAGGGATTTTTGCGATCGCAGACAAAAACAAACTGCATAAATAGCGCACAATTTCTCAGAGTTGTCTATCTTATCTAAAATAAAAACAAATCCATACTAGGCAGTGTTTATGGCAACCCAACTTGAGCAAACCAAAGCGCTACAACCAGTGGTATCTTGGGAAGCGTTGCCCGACGACTTTCAATTAGAGGATGAACCTGTGGAATATACAGGTCAACCAATTATCGCAGGTGCATTGCGTGAAAGCTTAGAAATTAGTGGTTTTATTCAACCACAAATGTTAATCGCATCGAATTTTGGTTTGTGTGCGACTATCAGCGGGCAATTTGTCGTTAAAGCACCCGATTGGGTTTATGTTGCTCATGTTAACCAAGCATTGAGCGATCGCAAAAGCTACACCCCCAATCTCGAAGGCGATGTTCCCCAAGTCGTGATGGAATTTTTATCCGACGCCGATGGGCAAGAATATTCGGTAAAACGCACCTATCCACCAGGGAAGTGGTTTTTTTACGAGCAAATTTTACAAGTTCCGATTTATGTCATCTTTGACCCCAGTGATGGATTATTGGAATCCTATCAACTCGAAAACGGACGCTACGAGCTTCAGCAACCGGATGAAAATGGTCGCCATTGGCTTGAGTCAATGAAGTTGTTTTTAGGAACTTGGCAAGGAACGAAAGAAGCACGAACGAGCTATTGGTTGCGGTGGTGGGATCAATCGGGTAATTTGTTACCCTGTGCGGTGGAATTGATTGAAATTGAACGCCAACGCGCTGAACAAGAACGTCAGCAAAAAGAACGACTGATCGCCTTTTTGCGATCGCAGGGCATTGATCCGAATAATTTGCCAACAGCATAGATATTACAGAAAAAATGTTGGGGTGCGATCGCCTTTTACATCCGTGTCGTACGTAAATATCTTTTCACATCTTCAGCTAGAAAAGATATGAGATAATTTCTCAATAAATTTGAGAATAATACTTGGCTAAAATGACAAAAATTTATACAAGCAAGGAGTGGCCAGAAATCGAGGAAGAGGGTTATCGAAATGGCAAGGTTTCTTACCATGATGATGGTATTGAAAGTGTTGAAATCTGGCAACATCCACTTCAAAAAGGTTTAGTAAGTGCGACTCCACTTTGCTTGGGACTTCAAACCGATGTTGTTAACGTTGAGTATCCAGAGACTTATGCGAATGATTGTCTAGAGACAGATGCTACCGGATACCCTACAATAACTCTGGTTTTTCGGAGTGCTGGGGTGCAATTAGAGCAAATTTTTGGTGTGAATGAAGATGCTTGCGAACAGTCTGGAGAAAGCTATTTATTTTACTATCCCGTAGAAACGCGAGAGGTTGAGACACACATTGCGGGACAAGATATAAATGTCAGAATTCGCCTACAACCGCATTTGCTGCGATTACTGAGTAAAGGTCAGGAAGCAAATTTACCTTGCTTGCTTAAACCATTTTTGGAAACGGACACCCCATCTTCATTTTATCAATCATTGGGCAAGATGACTCCGGCGATGCAAGTAGCGTTGCAGCAACTGCTACATTGTCCATTTCAAGGAATCATGCGACGTACTTATTTAGAAGCAAAAACACTCGAACTGATTACTCTACAATTGGCTCAATTGTTTAACGATGGTACACCTTCGTACCAGCAAGTTAGCTTAAAAAGCAGTGATATTGAGCGCATCTATCAAGCGAGAGATATTCTGATTCAAAATTCTACTAATCCACCGTCATTAGTTGAATTAGCACGACGAGTGCAGTTAAACGATCGCAAACTCAAGCAAGGATTTCGCCAAATCTTCGATAATACAGTATTTGGCTACTTGCACGATTATCGTTTAGAGAAAGCTTGTCAACTCCTCATCGAAGACCGAATGAATATAGCAGAGGTGTCTTATGCGGTAGGGTTTGCCAATAGAGGTTACTTTGCGGCTGCATTTCGCAAGAAGTTTGGCATAAATCCCAGTGATTATCAAGCACAATGGCGTAAAAAGTCCGCCTAGCGATCGCATTTGACCCTGTAGAGATCACCTAAAGTCACAAAATACCCTATGGTAACTACGAGTTATTGAAATCTAGTTGCAAGTGTTTAGCGCGGTCGTGGTGTGTAAAGCTATAGGTCAAAAATATCAAATTCTTGTCGCCATAGGTGCGATTTCAATTCTGACAGTAAAACCTGCTCAAGCAAATTCAACGCGGATTCAGGATATTATTCATCATCAAAGTGCGGCACTACTAGCGCAAGAATCTAGTGTAACAGTAGTGCCAGTAACGGGAGTGCAAGTCAATCCTACAGCGAAGGGCGTAGAGGTGATTTTACAAACTCTTCAAGGAGAACAGTTACAAGTTACAAACCGCAATGCTGGTAATAACTTTATTGCTGATATTCCCAATGCCCAATTGCGTCTGCCTAGCGGTGAGGCTTTTACATTTCGCTCAGAAAAACCAGTTACGGGAATTACTGAAATAACGGTTGCTAACTTTGATGCTAATACTATCCGCGTGACAGTGACGGGTGCAGCAGGAATACCAGTTGTAGAATTGTTTGACAGCGACGAGGGTTTAGTTTTTGGCTTCACACCAGTTGTCTCCTCTGCCCAAACTCCACCAAGCGATCAGCCATCAAATCAAGGCGATGAACTGATTGAATTAATCGTCACAGGACAGCAAGATGGTTATCGCATACCTGAAGCCTCAACTGCAACGAGAACCGATACGCCTTTGCGAGATATCCCTGGTTCAATACAAGTGATTCCCCGACAGCTACTAGAAGACCAGAATACGATACGAATACAGGATGCACTACAGAACGTCAGCGGCGTAAACAGGCAAGGAAATTACGGAGGAACAGATGCGGGTGGATATACCATTCGTGGTTTTGCACAAGAGGGAAACTTTCGCAATGGTCTTGCTGATAATGACTTCTATTCCTCGGTAGATACCGCCAATATTGAACGCATTGAGGTTCTCAAAGGACCTGCTTCTGTTTTATTTGGTCAGGTTGAACCAGGAGGGATTGTTAATGTTGTTACGAAACAACCCCTCAGTACTCCCTATTATTCGGCTGACTTTAGTGTCGGCAATTACGCATTTTATCGTCCCAGTTTTGATTTATCAGGACCCCTCACCGATGACGGTTCGCTGCTATACCGACTCAACGTTGCTTATCAAAATGCTGGGAGTTTTCGCGATTTTAACTTTACAGAACGTCTGTTTGTTGCGCCTGTCATTACTTGGAATATTAGCGATC
The DNA window shown above is from Gloeocapsopsis sp. IPPAS B-1203 and carries:
- a CDS encoding Uma2 family endonuclease, with the protein product MATQLEQTKALQPVVSWEALPDDFQLEDEPVEYTGQPIIAGALRESLEISGFIQPQMLIASNFGLCATISGQFVVKAPDWVYVAHVNQALSDRKSYTPNLEGDVPQVVMEFLSDADGQEYSVKRTYPPGKWFFYEQILQVPIYVIFDPSDGLLESYQLENGRYELQQPDENGRHWLESMKLFLGTWQGTKEARTSYWLRWWDQSGNLLPCAVELIEIERQRAEQERQQKERLIAFLRSQGIDPNNLPTA
- the topA gene encoding type I DNA topoisomerase; translation: MSTLVIVESPTKARTIRNYLPNGYRVEASMGHIRDLPQSASDIPPAVKGEKWAQLGVNVDADFEPLYIVPKDKKKVVTQLKEALKNADELVLATDEDREGESISWHLLQLLKPKVPIKRMVFHEITQDAIRKALKNCRDVDEQLVRAQETRRILDRLVGYTLSPLLWKKIAWGLSAGRVQSVAVRLLVEKERQRRAFRQATYWDLKAELEAESAGSASNNAFESRLVTLGGTKIANGSDFDEATGKLIAGRKVVLLNEAEAKALKDRLKGKQWKVTDLEERPVTRKPAPPFTTSTLQQESNRKLRLSARDTMRTAQSLYEQGYITYMRTDSVHLSDQAIAAARTCVEQLYGKQYLNPSPRQYTTKSKGAQEAHEAIRPAGSTFRTPQETGLSGRELALYDLIWKRTVASQMADAKQTQIVMHLQVEDAGFRSSGKRIDFPGYLRAYVEGSDDPEAALEDQEVILPNLKVGDRPNCKKLEAIKHETQPPARYTEASLVKTLESEGIGRPSTYASIIGTIIDRGYAQLVSNALVPTFTAFAVTGLLEKHFPDLVNTSFTSKMEQTLDDIATGEVNWLPYLQEFYLGDSGLETLVKERENQIDPNTARTVELEDLAAKVRIGKFGPYIEVENGDGVVTASIPKDVNPADLDPAQVEVLLRQKTEGPDQLGRHPETGEPIYVLIGSRGPYIQLGDATEENPKPKTASFPKGMTIENLTLDKAVGLLSLPRLLGTHPATGGKIQASIGPFGPYVAHDQGKEGKDYRSLKAGDDVFTVTLERALELLSEPKKGRGGGRSKTKPPLKELGSHPDDGEAVNIYDGPYGPYVKHGKTNVGLPEGKSVEDITLAIALELLATKATSKKSTRRSSTSSNGKSASKSSTTAKKKTTRSQSGSRTSTASSSKAK
- a CDS encoding AraC family transcriptional regulator, whose translation is MTKIYTSKEWPEIEEEGYRNGKVSYHDDGIESVEIWQHPLQKGLVSATPLCLGLQTDVVNVEYPETYANDCLETDATGYPTITLVFRSAGVQLEQIFGVNEDACEQSGESYLFYYPVETREVETHIAGQDINVRIRLQPHLLRLLSKGQEANLPCLLKPFLETDTPSSFYQSLGKMTPAMQVALQQLLHCPFQGIMRRTYLEAKTLELITLQLAQLFNDGTPSYQQVSLKSSDIERIYQARDILIQNSTNPPSLVELARRVQLNDRKLKQGFRQIFDNTVFGYLHDYRLEKACQLLIEDRMNIAEVSYAVGFANRGYFAAAFRKKFGINPSDYQAQWRKKSA